The window ACTCACTACAATACTATAATATTCATTTAAACAACTTATTAAATCAATTGAAATAGATGAAACAAAGATACAATTTCCTAGTTGTTTTTCAAATTAGATTACATCAAACAAATTAAATAGTAAAAGTATAAAAAAAATAACTCTTGCGAGTTATTCTGGCCATTTCTGAAATGGTACGTCCTAGAGGATTCGAACCTCTGACCCAATGGTTAAAAGCCATTTGCTCTACCTGCTGAGCTAAGGACGCACATTATGGTGCCCAGGACTGGACTTGAACCAGCACGGTATTGCTACCGAGGGATTTTAAGTCCCTTGCGTCTACCATTCCGCCACCTGGGCTTTTTTGTTTGCTTAATAATTATAATACAATTTATCAAAAAAACAAAAATATTTTTTATTTTTTTATATGCATTAATTACACTATTTTTTTAGTGCTTAATTATTTTAACACATATTATTAAATATGCATCTTATTTTCTTTGTTTTTTGATATCATTAATTTATGAAAAATATTGTTACAGTAAAAATTGAAATTCAAAAAGATTCAAAAATTAAATATGAATATAATAGAAAAACTAAAGAAATTGAAGTTGATAGAATTTTAAGAGGAGACTTTAAATATCCATGTAATTACGGGTTTATTCCAAATGCATTAGATTGAGATGGAGATGAACTTGATGTTTTACTTTATTCTGAAGAAACTTTTATTCCTGGCGTTGTTTTAAATGCTAGAATAATTGGTGCAATGAAAATGATTGATGATGGTGAAACAGACACAAAACTTATTGCTGTCCATGCAGATGATTATAGACTTGATCACATTAATAGCATCAATGATTTACCTGAACCATTCTTAAGAACAGTTGAAACATTCTTTAGTACATATAAAAATTGAAAAAGACCAGGCATTACATCAGTTGGTGGGTTTGAAAACACTGAATGAGCAT is drawn from Mycoplasmopsis glycophila and contains these coding sequences:
- a CDS encoding inorganic diphosphatase — protein: MKNIVTVKIEIQKDSKIKYEYNRKTKEIEVDRILRGDFKYPCNYGFIPNALDWDGDELDVLLYSEETFIPGVVLNARIIGAMKMIDDGETDTKLIAVHADDYRLDHINSINDLPEPFLRTVETFFSTYKNWKRPGITSVGGFENTEWALAEYEECVELMNKYGEMDKKDFIKKMQELHPEKYVA